One window of Streptomyces sp. SUK 48 genomic DNA carries:
- a CDS encoding adenosine deaminase, giving the protein MTSQTAPKGTVPANAAGHVPTPDQIRRAPKVLLHDHLDGGLRPKTVVELARDAGYPELPETDPEKLGIWFHEAADSGSLERYLETFRHTVGVMQTREALVRVARECAEDLAEDGVVYAEVRYAPEQHLERGLTLEEVVEAVDEGFRQGERLARENGHRIRVGALLTAMRHAARSLEIAELANRYRDSGVVGFDIAGAEAGHPPTRHLDAFEYLKRENNHFTIHAGEAFGLPSIWQALQWCGADRLGHGVRIIDDIEVGPDGSVRLGRLASYVRDKRIPLELCPSSNLQTGAASSYAEHPIGLLRKLLFRATVNTDNRLMSHTSMSQEFEHLVDAFGYTLDDLQWFSVNGMKSAFIPFDERLAMINDVIKPGYAELKSEWLFRHTPPTSGSVSSGG; this is encoded by the coding sequence ATGACGAGCCAGACTGCACCGAAGGGGACCGTCCCGGCGAATGCCGCCGGGCATGTACCGACGCCGGACCAGATCCGCCGGGCGCCCAAGGTTCTGCTGCACGATCATCTGGACGGCGGGCTGCGGCCCAAAACCGTCGTCGAACTCGCCCGGGACGCCGGGTACCCGGAGCTTCCCGAGACCGATCCCGAAAAACTGGGGATCTGGTTCCACGAGGCCGCCGACTCAGGGTCGCTGGAACGCTATCTGGAGACCTTCCGGCACACCGTCGGCGTGATGCAGACCCGGGAGGCCCTCGTCCGGGTCGCCCGGGAGTGTGCCGAGGACCTCGCCGAGGACGGGGTGGTCTACGCCGAGGTGCGCTATGCGCCCGAGCAGCACCTGGAGCGGGGGCTGACCCTGGAGGAGGTCGTCGAGGCGGTCGACGAGGGGTTCCGGCAGGGTGAGCGGCTCGCCCGGGAGAACGGGCACCGGATCCGGGTCGGCGCCCTGCTCACCGCGATGCGGCACGCGGCCCGCTCCCTGGAGATCGCCGAACTCGCCAACCGCTACCGGGACTCCGGCGTCGTCGGCTTCGACATCGCCGGCGCCGAGGCCGGGCACCCGCCCACCCGGCACCTGGACGCCTTCGAGTACCTCAAGCGCGAGAACAACCACTTCACCATCCACGCCGGGGAAGCCTTCGGACTGCCGTCCATCTGGCAGGCGTTGCAGTGGTGCGGCGCCGACCGGCTCGGGCACGGGGTGCGGATCATCGACGACATCGAGGTCGGGCCGGACGGGTCGGTGCGGCTCGGGCGGCTCGCGTCCTACGTCCGGGACAAGCGGATCCCGCTGGAACTGTGCCCCAGTTCCAATCTCCAGACGGGGGCCGCGTCCTCCTACGCCGAGCATCCGATCGGACTGCTGCGCAAGCTGCTGTTCCGGGCCACGGTTAATACCGACAATCGTCTTATGTCGCACACCAGCATGAGCCAGGAGTTCGAGCATCTTGTCGACGCGTTCGGTTATACGCTCGACGACCTTCAATGGTTCTCTGTCAATGGGATGAAATCAGCGTTCATTCCTTTCGATGAACGTCTTGCGATGATCAATGACGTCATCAAGCCCGGATACGCCGAACTGAAATCCGAATGGCTGTTTCGCCACACGCCTCCCACCAGCGGTTCTGTGAGTTCCGGGGGGTGA
- a CDS encoding alpha/beta hydrolase — protein MGQQATPVRTAGLGRAVGTVPDSVCGAVLLLPGGEEVSARRPSPMGTTVFVRSLGRRLVRTGKGEGLAVHTVRYRYRGWNGSEAHLAADAQWAADEIVRRYGDVPVCLVGVGMGGRAALRAGGHEAVNSVVALAPWLPEEDVAAPVEPVKQLVGRRVLIVHGTNDERSDPELSFRLAARAKKVNREVCRFEVHSDGHRLHGHRDEVECLAADFMRGALFGHPVSRPVEDALAAPPPIGLRMPLAVGFGTSLRRR, from the coding sequence ATGGGACAGCAAGCGACGCCGGTCCGAACGGCCGGGCTGGGCAGGGCGGTCGGGACGGTACCGGACTCGGTGTGCGGGGCGGTGCTGCTGCTGCCCGGCGGGGAGGAGGTCTCCGCGCGCAGGCCGTCTCCGATGGGGACGACGGTGTTCGTGCGCTCGCTGGGCCGGCGGTTGGTCCGTACCGGAAAGGGCGAGGGGCTGGCCGTCCACACCGTCCGCTACCGGTACCGGGGCTGGAACGGCAGCGAGGCGCATCTGGCCGCCGACGCTCAATGGGCGGCGGACGAGATCGTACGGCGGTACGGGGATGTCCCGGTGTGCCTGGTCGGCGTCGGCATGGGCGGCCGGGCGGCGCTGCGCGCGGGCGGGCACGAGGCCGTCAACTCGGTGGTGGCGCTCGCCCCTTGGCTGCCCGAGGAGGACGTGGCCGCGCCCGTCGAGCCGGTGAAGCAGCTGGTGGGGCGGCGGGTGCTGATCGTGCACGGCACGAACGACGAGCGCAGCGACCCGGAGCTGTCGTTCCGGCTCGCGGCGCGGGCGAAGAAGGTGAACCGGGAGGTGTGCCGGTTCGAGGTGCACTCCGACGGACACCGGCTGCACGGCCACCGGGACGAAGTGGAGTGCCTGGCCGCCGACTTCATGCGGGGCGCGCTGTTCGGGCACCCGGTGTCCCGGCCGGTCGAGGACGCGCTGGCGGCGCCGCCGCCGATCGGGCTGCGGATGCCGCTGGCGGTGGGGTTCGGCACGTCGCTGCGGCGGCGGTGA
- a CDS encoding LysR family transcriptional regulator, with protein MEHQRRSAARLSPSGDTEDMALLLAPRLACFAGVARHEHVTRAAQELNVPQSTLSRAMARLEQDLGVELFARRGRTLVLTTAGRTFLASVERALGEVERAAEEVRADADPATGKVAFGFLHTMGAETVPGLLGAFRAEHPRIRFSLVQNYGEAMLEGMRAGRLDLCLTSPVPDAPDLVVRRLDEQKLRLVVPAEHRLAGRRRIRLAEAAEENFVTLEPGYGLRRITDALCREAGFAPRIAFEGEEAETLRGLVAAGLGVALLPPPTVPRPGVVELTVTAPRAVREIGVAWPADRPDTPPVAAFKKFLLSRRGNLLLS; from the coding sequence ATGGAGCATCAGCGAAGGTCAGCGGCCCGCCTGTCACCATCCGGTGACACAGAAGACATGGCGCTGTTGCTGGCGCCCCGCCTCGCCTGCTTCGCCGGCGTGGCCCGCCACGAGCACGTCACCCGCGCCGCCCAGGAGCTGAACGTCCCCCAGTCCACCCTCTCCCGCGCGATGGCCCGCCTGGAGCAGGACCTCGGGGTGGAACTGTTCGCCCGCCGCGGCCGCACCCTCGTCCTCACCACCGCCGGCCGCACCTTCCTCGCCTCCGTCGAACGCGCCCTCGGCGAGGTGGAACGCGCCGCCGAGGAGGTCCGCGCCGACGCCGACCCCGCCACCGGCAAGGTCGCCTTCGGGTTCCTGCACACCATGGGCGCCGAGACCGTGCCCGGACTGCTGGGCGCCTTCCGTGCCGAGCACCCGCGCATCCGCTTCAGCCTCGTCCAGAACTACGGCGAGGCCATGCTGGAGGGCATGCGCGCGGGCCGCCTCGACCTCTGCCTGACCTCGCCCGTCCCGGACGCCCCCGACCTCGTCGTCCGCCGCCTGGACGAGCAGAAGCTCCGCCTCGTCGTGCCCGCCGAGCACCGGCTCGCGGGCCGCCGCCGGATCCGGCTGGCCGAGGCCGCCGAGGAGAACTTCGTGACCCTGGAACCCGGCTACGGCCTGCGGCGGATCACCGACGCCCTGTGCCGGGAGGCCGGATTCGCGCCCCGGATCGCCTTCGAGGGGGAGGAGGCCGAGACGCTGCGCGGCCTGGTCGCGGCCGGGCTCGGGGTCGCGCTGCTGCCGCCGCCGACGGTGCCGAGACCCGGCGTGGTGGAGCTGACCGTCACCGCGCCCCGCGCCGTGCGCGAGATCGGCGTCGCCTGGCCGGCCGACCGCCCGGACACCCCGCCGGTCGCCGCCTTCAAGAAGTTCCTGCTGTCGCGGCGCGGCAACCTGCTCCTCTCCTGA
- a CDS encoding MFS transporter gives MSPASTGASATLDAASPVSTPSPDTRLTPGGPGYRRMSFALFLAGVATFALLYSTQALLPLISDDFGVAASEASWTVAAATGGLALFVLPMSALSERFGRRTVMTASLAVAVAVGLLVPFAPSIGALVALRAVQGAALAGLPASAQAYLAEEVRPRALVTAIGLFVAGNSVGGMSGRVITGWVAQMWGWRVSVGVIGVIAVGCAVAFRLLLPAPRHFTAGSLRPRVLLGTVRTHLSDPLLRRLYAIGALFMTVFGGVYTVIGYRLTGAPFGLPQGIVGSIFLVYLVGTVSASTAGRLVGRLGRRGALYLAGGTTTAGLLLSLAASLPLVLLGLVLITAGFFAGHAVASSAVSKTATHGRAQASALYQSAYYIGSSVGSTVGALAFHANGWPGTVTVGLLAVLGVVTITVLGSRAARVAARPVAAH, from the coding sequence ATGTCTCCCGCAAGTACCGGGGCGTCCGCCACCCTGGACGCCGCGTCCCCCGTCAGCACCCCCTCCCCCGACACCCGGCTGACCCCGGGCGGCCCCGGCTACCGCCGGATGAGCTTCGCCCTCTTCCTCGCCGGGGTCGCGACCTTCGCCCTTCTCTACTCCACCCAGGCCCTGCTGCCGCTGATCTCCGACGACTTCGGGGTCGCGGCGAGCGAGGCGAGCTGGACGGTGGCGGCCGCGACCGGCGGGCTCGCGCTGTTCGTGCTGCCGATGAGCGCCCTGTCGGAGCGCTTCGGGCGTCGTACGGTGATGACGGCTTCGCTGGCGGTCGCGGTGGCCGTCGGTCTGCTGGTGCCCTTCGCGCCGTCGATCGGCGCGCTGGTCGCGCTGCGCGCGGTGCAGGGCGCGGCCCTCGCCGGGCTGCCGGCCTCGGCGCAGGCGTATCTGGCCGAGGAGGTGCGCCCGCGCGCGCTGGTCACCGCGATCGGCCTGTTCGTGGCGGGCAACAGCGTGGGCGGCATGAGCGGCCGGGTGATCACCGGCTGGGTGGCGCAGATGTGGGGCTGGCGGGTGTCGGTCGGCGTCATCGGGGTGATCGCGGTCGGGTGCGCGGTGGCGTTCCGGCTGCTGCTGCCGGCGCCGCGGCACTTCACGGCGGGCTCGCTGCGCCCGCGGGTGCTGCTCGGCACGGTCCGCACCCACCTCTCCGACCCGCTGCTGCGCCGCCTGTACGCGATCGGCGCGCTGTTCATGACGGTGTTCGGCGGTGTGTACACGGTGATCGGCTACCGCCTGACGGGCGCGCCGTTCGGACTGCCGCAGGGCATCGTGGGCTCGATCTTCCTGGTCTACCTGGTGGGCACCGTCTCGGCGTCCACGGCGGGCCGCCTGGTGGGCCGGCTCGGCCGCCGCGGCGCGCTGTACCTGGCGGGCGGTACGACGACGGCGGGCCTGCTGCTCTCCCTCGCCGCGTCCCTCCCTCTCGTCCTGCTCGGCCTGGTGCTGATCACCGCGGGCTTCTTCGCGGGTCACGCGGTCGCCTCCTCGGCCGTCAGCAAGACCGCCACCCACGGCCGCGCCCAGGCGTCCGCGCTCTACCAGTCCGCCTACTACATCGGCTCCAGCGTCGGCAGCACGGTCGGCGCCCTGGCCTTCCACGCGAACGGCTGGCCGGGCACGGTGACCGTCGGCCTGCTGGCCGTGCTGGGCGTCGTGACCATCACGGTGCTGGGCTCGCGGGCGGCACGGGTGGCGGCGCGGCCGGTCGCGGCGCACTGA
- a CDS encoding sigma-70 family RNA polymerase sigma factor: MGEDTATAGIDVALEKHRTELTGYCYRMLGSAFEAEDAVQDTLVRAWRGHERFEGRSSLRSWLYRIATNVCLDMLTAGGKRARPMDLTDATPLARAALSPRPDHTWLEPVPDARVLPAVDDPAEAAVAKESIRLAFMAALQQLPPKQRAVLILREVLAWRASEVAELLDTSVASVNSALQRARATLAERAAAGTAGEVCDPLDEEQQKLLERYVKAFEGYDMAALTALLHEDAAMTMPPFDLWLRGPADITGFMSTIGASCAGSRLVPVRANGLPAFAHYKPDPENGGFSPWAVQVLELSEGRITGFHCFLDTRRWFPLFGLPLQLEAESHGGEERA; this comes from the coding sequence ATGGGTGAGGACACCGCGACGGCGGGGATCGATGTCGCGCTGGAGAAGCACCGGACCGAGCTGACCGGGTACTGCTACCGGATGCTCGGCTCCGCCTTCGAGGCGGAGGACGCGGTGCAGGACACCCTGGTGCGGGCCTGGCGGGGGCACGAGAGGTTCGAGGGGCGGTCCTCGCTGCGCTCGTGGCTGTACCGGATCGCGACGAACGTATGCCTGGACATGCTGACGGCGGGCGGCAAGCGGGCCCGGCCGATGGATCTGACCGACGCGACCCCGCTCGCGCGGGCGGCGCTGTCCCCGCGTCCGGACCACACCTGGCTGGAGCCGGTGCCGGACGCACGGGTGCTGCCCGCGGTGGACGATCCGGCGGAGGCGGCGGTGGCCAAGGAGTCGATCCGGCTGGCGTTCATGGCCGCGCTCCAGCAACTGCCGCCCAAGCAGCGGGCGGTGCTGATCCTGCGCGAGGTGCTGGCGTGGCGGGCGAGCGAGGTCGCCGAGCTGCTGGACACCTCGGTCGCCTCGGTCAACAGCGCGTTGCAGCGGGCGCGGGCCACGCTGGCCGAGCGGGCGGCCGCGGGCACCGCGGGCGAGGTCTGCGATCCGCTGGACGAGGAGCAGCAGAAGCTGCTGGAACGCTATGTGAAGGCGTTCGAGGGGTACGACATGGCGGCGCTGACGGCGCTGCTGCACGAGGACGCGGCCATGACGATGCCGCCGTTCGACCTCTGGCTGCGCGGCCCGGCCGACATCACCGGTTTCATGTCCACGATCGGCGCGTCCTGCGCCGGTTCCCGGCTGGTGCCGGTGCGGGCGAACGGACTGCCCGCCTTCGCGCACTACAAGCCGGACCCGGAGAACGGCGGGTTCAGCCCGTGGGCGGTGCAGGTGCTGGAGCTGTCAGAGGGCCGGATCACCGGTTTCCACTGCTTCCTCGACACCCGGCGCTGGTTCCCCCTCTTCGGGCTGCCCCTCCAGCTGGAAGCGGAGTCCCACGGCGGCGAGGAGCGCGCGTAG
- a CDS encoding STAS domain-containing protein produces the protein MLVLPRAAGRGETPALCDAVRSALERTGARVVICDTAAFGPPGLAQVDLLARLDLAARRSGGRIRLRAPAPALRALLAAVGLRFQLEGQPEEGEPAPGVEEAVETGDPAL, from the coding sequence GTGCTGGTGCTGCCCCGGGCCGCCGGCCGCGGCGAGACACCGGCGCTCTGCGACGCCGTACGGTCCGCGCTGGAGCGCACCGGCGCCCGCGTCGTCATCTGCGACACGGCCGCGTTCGGACCGCCGGGGCTCGCCCAGGTGGACCTGCTGGCCCGCCTGGATCTCGCCGCCCGCCGCTCCGGCGGCCGCATCCGGCTGCGCGCCCCCGCCCCGGCGCTACGCGCGCTCCTCGCCGCCGTGGGACTCCGCTTCCAGCTGGAGGGGCAGCCCGAAGAGGGGGAACCAGCGCCGGGTGTCGAGGAAGCAGTGGAAACCGGTGATCCGGCCCTCTGA
- a CDS encoding AEC family transporter — protein MTGVLSGFAVIAIVIGVGYVLGRRSTLGAQGMDVLTRLAFTVAGPALLFTTLARADLSVLFSARLLVTALATAAVSAVFVAAGVVRGWGVGRTTIGALCSGYVNSGNLGIPIAAYVLGDASLVAPVLLFQVVLVTPIALTVLDLSGTGEKGTLGQRLLTPLRNPIAVGSLSGVVVAAAGWKLPGPVMDPLTLIGNMSVPAALLTFGMSLHGSAAPWRGRDRQLVLLSVALKSLGQPLAAWTLAVCLFHLHGAPLLDVVVTSALPAAQNLFTYANRYHVAQSLARESILLSTVVSVPVLVGVAAVLG, from the coding sequence GTGACGGGGGTACTGAGCGGGTTCGCGGTGATCGCGATCGTCATCGGGGTGGGCTACGTCCTCGGGCGGCGCAGCACGCTCGGCGCGCAGGGCATGGACGTACTGACCCGGCTGGCGTTCACGGTGGCCGGTCCCGCGCTGCTGTTCACCACCCTGGCCAGGGCCGACCTGTCGGTGCTCTTCTCCGCCCGCCTGCTGGTGACGGCGCTGGCCACGGCGGCGGTCTCGGCCGTGTTCGTGGCGGCGGGGGTGGTCCGCGGGTGGGGGGTCGGCCGTACGACGATCGGCGCGCTGTGCTCCGGTTACGTCAACTCGGGCAACCTCGGCATCCCGATCGCCGCGTACGTGCTGGGCGACGCGTCTTTGGTGGCGCCGGTGCTGCTCTTCCAGGTCGTCCTGGTCACGCCGATCGCGCTGACCGTCCTCGACCTGTCCGGCACGGGCGAGAAGGGCACACTCGGGCAGCGGCTGCTGACCCCGCTGCGCAATCCGATCGCGGTGGGCTCACTGTCCGGCGTGGTGGTCGCCGCGGCGGGCTGGAAGCTGCCCGGCCCGGTGATGGACCCGCTCACCCTGATCGGCAACATGTCCGTCCCCGCGGCCCTGCTGACCTTCGGCATGTCCCTGCACGGCAGCGCGGCCCCCTGGCGCGGCCGGGACCGCCAACTGGTCCTGCTCTCGGTGGCGTTGAAATCCCTGGGCCAGCCCCTGGCCGCCTGGACCCTCGCCGTCTGCCTCTTCCACCTGCACGGCGCCCCCCTCCTCGACGTCGTCGTCACCTCCGCCCTCCCCGCCGCCCAGAACCTCTTCACCTACGCCAACCGCTACCACGTCGCCCAGTCCCTGGCCCGCGAGTCGATCCTGCTGTCGACGGTGGTCTCGGTACCGGTGCTGGTGGGGGTGGCGGCGGTGCTGGGGTAA
- a CDS encoding thymidine phosphorylase, with protein MAMDAISVIRTKRDRGELTDAQIDWVIDAYTRGEVADEQMSALAMAILLNGMDRREIARWTAAMIASGERMDFSALSRPTADKHSTGGVGDKITLPLAPLVAACGAAVPQLSGRGLGHTGGTLDKLESIPGWRALLSNEEMLNVLDGVGAVICAAGDGLAPADKKLYALRDVTATVEAIPLIASSIMSKKIAEGTGSLVLDVKVGTGAFMKNLADARELASTMVGLGTDHGVRTVALLTDMSTPLGLTAGNALEVRESVEVLAGGGPVDVVELTLALAREMLDAAGLKDADPAKALADGSAMDAWRRMIAAQGGDPDAALPTSREQHVVTAPSSGVLTRLDAYDIGIGAWRLGAGRARKEDPVQAAAGIELHAKPGDTVTAGQPLLTLHTDTPERFDYALEAVSGSYDIAAEGTAFSATPVVLERIA; from the coding sequence ATGGCCATGGACGCCATCTCCGTCATCCGCACCAAGCGGGACCGCGGCGAGCTGACCGACGCGCAGATCGACTGGGTCATCGACGCGTACACGCGCGGCGAGGTCGCCGACGAGCAGATGTCCGCGCTCGCCATGGCGATCCTGCTCAACGGCATGGACCGGCGGGAGATCGCCCGCTGGACGGCGGCCATGATCGCCTCCGGCGAGCGCATGGACTTCTCGGCGCTGTCCCGCCCGACCGCCGACAAGCACTCCACCGGCGGCGTCGGCGACAAGATCACCCTGCCGCTGGCCCCGCTGGTCGCGGCCTGCGGCGCGGCCGTGCCGCAGCTGTCCGGCCGGGGTCTCGGCCACACCGGCGGCACCCTGGACAAGCTGGAGTCCATCCCCGGCTGGCGCGCGCTGCTCTCCAACGAGGAGATGCTGAACGTGCTCGACGGCGTCGGCGCGGTGATCTGCGCGGCGGGCGACGGTCTCGCCCCCGCGGACAAGAAGCTCTACGCCCTGCGCGACGTCACCGCCACGGTCGAGGCCATCCCGCTGATCGCCTCCTCCATCATGTCCAAGAAGATCGCCGAGGGCACGGGCTCGCTGGTGCTGGACGTGAAGGTCGGCACCGGCGCCTTCATGAAGAACCTGGCGGACGCCCGTGAACTGGCCTCCACCATGGTGGGCCTGGGCACCGACCACGGCGTGCGCACGGTCGCGCTGCTCACCGACATGTCCACCCCGCTCGGCCTCACCGCGGGCAACGCGCTGGAGGTCCGCGAGTCGGTGGAGGTCCTCGCGGGCGGCGGCCCGGTGGACGTCGTCGAGCTGACCCTCGCCCTGGCCCGGGAGATGCTGGACGCGGCGGGTCTGAAGGACGCCGACCCGGCGAAGGCGCTGGCCGACGGCTCGGCGATGGACGCCTGGCGCCGGATGATCGCGGCCCAGGGCGGCGACCCGGACGCGGCGCTGCCCACCTCCCGCGAGCAGCACGTGGTCACGGCCCCCTCCTCGGGCGTCCTGACCCGCCTGGACGCCTACGACATCGGCATCGGCGCCTGGCGCCTCGGCGCGGGCCGCGCCCGCAAGGAGGACCCGGTGCAGGCGGCCGCCGGCATCGAACTCCACGCCAAGCCGGGCGACACCGTCACCGCGGGCCAGCCCCTGCTGACCTTGCACACGGACACCCCCGAGCGCTTCGACTACGCCCTGGAGGCCGTGTCGGGCTCCTACGACATCGCCGCCGAGGGCACGGCGTTCTCGGCGACGCCGGTGGTGCTGGAACGTATCGCCTGA
- a CDS encoding cytidine deaminase: protein MTKNAAGFDWEALRAEAREAMAHAYAPYSGYPVGAAALADDGRTVTGCNVENASYGLGLCAECGLVSQLQRTGGGRLTHFTCVDGEGALLVPCGRCRQLLFEFGGPELLLDTPAGVLPLSEMLPQAFGPDHLTK from the coding sequence GTGACGAAGAACGCGGCCGGATTCGACTGGGAGGCGCTGCGCGCCGAGGCCCGGGAGGCGATGGCGCACGCCTACGCCCCCTACTCCGGCTACCCGGTCGGCGCGGCCGCCCTGGCCGACGACGGCCGCACCGTCACCGGCTGCAATGTCGAGAACGCCTCGTACGGCCTCGGCCTGTGCGCGGAGTGCGGCCTGGTATCGCAGCTCCAGCGCACCGGCGGCGGCCGGCTGACGCACTTCACCTGCGTGGACGGCGAGGGCGCGCTCCTCGTGCCGTGCGGGCGCTGCCGTCAGCTGCTGTTCGAGTTCGGCGGCCCGGAACTGCTCCTGGACACCCCCGCGGGCGTCCTGCCGCTGTCCGAGATGCTGCCCCAGGCGTTCGGCCCGGACCATCTCACCAAGTAA
- a CDS encoding ABC transporter permease → MTATMTDAPPPAAPKAAGAGAPKGSSRSLGQILVLVAGGLLLLAAVRVITGSQDLDSAGQVSAALGLAVPIGLAGLAGLWSERAGVVNIGLEGMMILGTFGAGWAGWQSSPWLGLLCGIGFGVLGGLVHAVATITFGVDHIVSGVALNLLALGATQYLAKLSFTGDAAANAGGNPKQSPPADALPDITIPGLSDGLQTLEQHHWFLVSDLAGVIGGLVTHLSVVTILAAALFVGSWWLLWRTPFGLRLRSCGENPVAAESLGVNVYTYKYAAVAVSGGLAGLGGAFLALVTSHTYLEGQTGGRGYIGLAAMIFGNWRPGGLAMGAGLFGYSDALQLRNGGTTVHALLLLLVVLLVALAAWKVYRKAAWHGAISLVVAAVVLVWYLFTDEVPSDFVGATPYVVTLLVLSLSAQRLRMPKADGMRYRKGQGK, encoded by the coding sequence ATGACTGCCACGATGACCGACGCGCCGCCGCCGGCGGCGCCCAAGGCCGCGGGCGCCGGGGCGCCCAAGGGTTCGAGCCGCTCCCTCGGCCAGATCCTGGTGCTCGTCGCGGGCGGCCTGCTGCTCCTGGCCGCGGTCCGGGTGATCACCGGCTCGCAGGACCTGGACTCCGCGGGCCAGGTCAGCGCCGCCCTCGGGCTCGCCGTGCCGATCGGCCTCGCCGGTCTCGCCGGTCTGTGGTCGGAGCGGGCCGGCGTGGTCAACATCGGCCTCGAAGGCATGATGATCCTCGGCACCTTCGGCGCCGGCTGGGCCGGCTGGCAGTCCAGCCCCTGGCTCGGCCTGCTGTGCGGCATCGGCTTCGGTGTCCTCGGCGGTCTGGTGCACGCGGTCGCCACCATCACCTTCGGCGTCGACCACATCGTCTCCGGTGTCGCGCTCAACCTGCTCGCGCTGGGTGCCACCCAGTACCTCGCCAAGCTGAGCTTCACCGGCGACGCCGCGGCCAACGCGGGCGGCAACCCCAAGCAGTCCCCGCCCGCGGACGCCCTGCCGGACATCACGATCCCCGGTCTGTCCGACGGCCTCCAGACGCTGGAGCAGCACCACTGGTTCCTGGTCTCCGACCTCGCCGGCGTCATCGGCGGCCTGGTCACCCACCTGTCCGTGGTGACCATCCTGGCCGCGGCCCTGTTCGTGGGCAGCTGGTGGCTGCTGTGGCGCACCCCCTTCGGGCTGCGGCTGCGCTCCTGCGGCGAGAACCCGGTCGCGGCGGAGTCGCTGGGCGTCAACGTGTACACCTACAAGTACGCGGCCGTGGCCGTCTCCGGCGGTCTCGCCGGTCTCGGCGGCGCCTTCCTCGCGCTGGTCACCTCGCACACCTACCTGGAGGGCCAGACCGGCGGCCGCGGCTACATCGGTCTCGCCGCGATGATCTTCGGCAACTGGCGGCCGGGCGGCCTCGCGATGGGCGCGGGCCTGTTCGGCTACTCCGACGCCCTCCAGCTGCGCAACGGCGGTACGACCGTGCACGCGCTGCTGCTCCTGCTGGTCGTCCTGCTCGTCGCCCTGGCCGCCTGGAAGGTGTACCGCAAGGCCGCCTGGCACGGCGCGATCAGCCTGGTCGTGGCGGCGGTCGTCCTGGTCTGGTACCTGTTCACCGACGAGGTGCCGAGCGACTTCGTGGGCGCCACGCCGTACGTCGTCACGCTGCTGGTGCTGTCGCTGTCCGCGCAGCGCCTGCGGATGCCGAAGGCGGACGGCATGCGGTACCGGAAGGGCCAGGGCAAGTGA
- a CDS encoding ABC transporter permease, protein MNKLTSRIDKERLLLGIAAPLLAIVAALVITALVILATGKNPGPAFSDMMTYGFASDSQVYILNKATTYYLAGVSVAIGFRMNLFNIGVDGQYRLAAFFAAVLGGALTLPGWLSMLLILICAMATGAVWAAIAGVLKVTRGVSEVISTIMLNSIATAIIGYLLQPGKLAHLYQGGTVVATRPLPSASHFFLINTGPGGDLDGFIVVAVLVGIAYWFVLGRTRFGYDLRTVGQSESAATASGVSVKKMVVTSMIISGAAAGLIGMPTLLNESYQFSSDFPTGIAFTGIAIALLGRNNPIGIALGALLWGFLERTTNHLEFQGYDKEILGVIQGVIVLCVVIAYEVVRRYGLKRQQQKVGAELAAQAAAPTKKLEVA, encoded by the coding sequence ATGAACAAGCTGACCTCACGGATCGACAAGGAGCGGCTGCTCCTCGGGATCGCGGCCCCGCTGCTCGCGATCGTCGCCGCGCTCGTCATCACCGCCCTGGTGATCCTCGCGACCGGCAAGAACCCGGGCCCCGCCTTCAGCGACATGATGACCTACGGCTTCGCCAGCGACAGCCAGGTCTACATCCTGAACAAGGCGACCACGTACTACCTCGCGGGCGTCTCGGTGGCCATCGGCTTCCGGATGAACCTGTTCAACATCGGTGTCGACGGCCAGTACCGGCTCGCCGCGTTCTTCGCCGCCGTCCTCGGCGGGGCGCTGACCCTGCCGGGCTGGCTCTCCATGCTGCTCATCCTGATCTGCGCCATGGCGACCGGCGCGGTGTGGGCGGCCATCGCCGGTGTCCTCAAGGTGACCCGGGGTGTCAGCGAGGTCATTTCGACGATCATGCTGAACTCGATCGCCACCGCGATCATCGGCTACCTGCTCCAGCCCGGCAAGCTCGCCCACCTCTACCAGGGCGGCACCGTCGTCGCGACCAGGCCGCTCCCGTCGGCCTCGCACTTCTTCCTGATCAACACCGGTCCGGGCGGCGACCTGGATGGCTTCATCGTCGTCGCCGTGCTCGTCGGCATCGCCTACTGGTTCGTCCTCGGCCGCACCCGCTTCGGCTACGACCTGCGCACCGTCGGCCAGTCCGAGAGCGCGGCCACCGCGAGCGGTGTCTCGGTGAAGAAGATGGTCGTCACCAGCATGATCATCTCGGGTGCGGCGGCCGGTCTGATCGGCATGCCGACCCTGCTCAACGAGAGCTACCAGTTCAGCAGCGACTTCCCGACCGGTATCGCCTTCACCGGCATCGCCATCGCGCTGCTCGGCCGCAACAACCCGATCGGTATCGCGCTCGGCGCCCTGCTGTGGGGCTTCCTGGAGCGCACCACCAACCACCTGGAGTTCCAGGGCTACGACAAGGAGATCCTCGGCGTGATCCAGGGCGTCATCGTCCTGTGCGTCGTGATCGCCTACGAGGTCGTGCGCCGCTACGGCCTCAAGCGCCAGCAGCAGAAGGTCGGCGCCGAACTCGCCGCCCAGGCCGCCGCCCCGACGAAGAAGCTGGAGGTGGCGTGA